The following coding sequences are from one Shewanella putrefaciens window:
- a CDS encoding winged helix-turn-helix domain-containing protein yields the protein MPVSASVSPAVSKQNKAFLRKLYLAHLMDDERHNLLSLNKLTGMPRRTLQDAIAAFEDIGIRVEFIQEGSRNNAGYYRILTWGPISSAWVDTHLAEIAEIIGVATIDNQAL from the coding sequence ATGCCAGTGTCAGCATCCGTATCGCCAGCGGTTTCAAAGCAAAATAAAGCCTTTCTACGTAAGTTATATCTCGCACATTTAATGGATGACGAGCGTCATAATTTATTATCTCTCAACAAGTTAACTGGAATGCCGCGCCGTACATTGCAGGATGCTATTGCTGCCTTTGAGGATATTGGTATCCGCGTTGAATTTATACAGGAAGGGAGTCGCAACAACGCGGGTTATTATCGCATCCTCACTTGGGGACCGATCAGCAGTGCATGGGTCGATACCCATTTAGCGGAGATCGCCGAGATTATTGGCGTCGCCACTATCGATAATCAGGCGTTGTGA
- a CDS encoding NCS2 family permease → MLEKLFKLKQNQTSLKQEAIAGLTTFMTMAYIIFVNPMMLADAGMDHGAVFVATCLAAAIGCLVMGLMANYPIALAPGMGLNAFFTYTVVGEMGYSWETALGAVFLSGICFLILSLVRIREWIVNSIPVSLRLGIAAGIGLFLALIGLKSAGIVVANPATLVTMGDITAFPAVMAVLGFFLIIAMVQRGMKSAVILSILIITGLGLIFGDVHYNGIVSMPPSIAPTFMKMDLSQVFEVTMLSVVFAFLFVDLFDTSGTLVAVAQRGGFLDEKGRLPRLNRALTADSLATIAGAACGTSTTTSYIESTAGVSAGGRTGLTAVVVGLLFIAALFLSPLAGMIPAYATAGTLFYVAILMMSGLVHVEWEDLTEAAPVVVVCILMPLTFSIASGIALGIISYAAIKILTGRFSDLNVGIIVLAALFVAKFVYA, encoded by the coding sequence ATGTTAGAAAAGCTGTTCAAACTAAAACAAAATCAAACGAGCCTCAAGCAGGAAGCTATTGCAGGTTTAACCACATTTATGACGATGGCCTACATCATTTTTGTCAATCCAATGATGTTAGCCGATGCAGGCATGGACCACGGGGCAGTATTTGTTGCCACCTGCCTTGCAGCAGCAATTGGTTGTTTAGTCATGGGATTAATGGCTAATTATCCGATTGCATTAGCACCGGGAATGGGGCTTAACGCCTTTTTCACTTACACGGTTGTGGGTGAAATGGGTTATAGCTGGGAGACAGCCTTAGGTGCCGTGTTCCTATCGGGAATTTGCTTTTTAATCTTGTCCTTAGTGCGTATTCGTGAATGGATTGTTAACAGCATTCCCGTGTCGTTACGCCTAGGTATTGCCGCTGGTATTGGTTTATTTCTTGCGCTGATTGGTCTTAAAAGTGCGGGCATTGTTGTTGCTAATCCTGCGACCTTAGTCACTATGGGTGATATTACTGCTTTTCCGGCCGTAATGGCGGTATTGGGCTTTTTCCTGATTATTGCCATGGTGCAAAGGGGAATGAAGTCGGCGGTAATTTTAAGTATCTTAATTATCACCGGACTTGGATTGATCTTTGGTGATGTGCATTACAACGGCATAGTGTCTATGCCGCCTTCAATTGCCCCAACCTTTATGAAGATGGATTTATCCCAAGTTTTTGAAGTCACGATGCTATCAGTCGTGTTTGCCTTCTTGTTTGTGGATTTATTTGATACATCAGGCACCTTAGTGGCGGTTGCCCAACGCGGTGGTTTTCTCGATGAGAAAGGTCGTTTACCACGTTTAAATCGTGCTTTGACCGCAGACAGTTTAGCTACCATTGCAGGGGCTGCTTGTGGTACTTCCACCACGACAAGCTATATCGAAAGTACCGCGGGAGTGAGTGCGGGAGGGCGTACAGGATTAACCGCTGTGGTGGTAGGGTTATTGTTTATTGCTGCATTGTTCCTATCGCCATTGGCGGGGATGATCCCGGCCTATGCAACAGCGGGTACCCTGTTTTATGTGGCTATTTTAATGATGTCTGGCCTTGTGCATGTTGAGTGGGAAGATTTAACCGAAGCCGCGCCTGTGGTGGTTGTGTGTATCTTAATGCCGCTGACCTTCTCTATTGCATCGGGGATTGCGCTGGGGATTATCTCCTATGCGGCGAT